Within Halococcus sediminicola, the genomic segment GTCGTTCATCAATCACCGGCCGCCGGCGTGGCGGTCCGTTTGCGGACGATGTCGAGCGCCTCGTCGACGTCCGCACCGGCGTCGGCGGCGCGTTCGAGCAACACGTCGGCCATGAGTGGTTCGGTCCCGACCGCGCCAGCGTACCAGATGCGGTGGCCTCCGACCTCGGTGGGGACCTCGTAGCCCTCGCGGTAGTCGTCGGTCAGCCCCATGTCCTCGGGGATGTCCTCCTGGGTGTGATAGCCGTCGGCGACGAACAGCGGCACGACGACGACGTCCTCGCTCTCGAAGTAGTCGGTCACGTCGTCAACTTCGGGTTCTTCGTCCATGAACAGCGCATTGACCTCGTCGAATCTGTTCATCTCGCGGACGCGCTCGGCGTGATACTCGATCGCCTTCGCGGAGTTCTCGTTGCGATTCGTGCCGTGGCCGACGACCGCGAGACCGAACCCCTCGCCCACGTCCGGGTCTTCGGTTACTGACTCGGCGCGCTGGACGATAACGTCGGACATTGCGGGATGGGTGCCGACCGGGCCGCAGTAGTGGACGGTCTTGTCGACGTCGGCGGCCGTGAGGGTGGCGGTGTCGGCGTCAGTCCCGTCGGAGTCCCACAGCGACACGTCCCAGTCTTCGAGACGGAGTTCACGCGGGATGACCTCCTCGGTGAAATAGCCCTCGCTCACGAACAGCGGCACGACGTACACCTCCTCGCTCTCGACGGTTCTGAGAACCTCCCGGAAGGAGGGCTCCTCCTTCCAGAACGCCTCGCGTACCTCGTCGAAGGCCCCCGCCGCGCGCACGGTGTCGGCGTGGGCGAACGTCGGGTCGTGCGAGCCGGGGTTCAGGTGCGAGCCGTGGGCGACGATGACCAGTGCCGGCATACCGAAACCGACGGGTGCAACCGGTTTAGTGGCTTCGCCTCCCCGCTCCCGCCACATTGAGATCGACGAACAGGGCGGTCGCGGCCGGCGCGCGGAAGTGCCGAAGGCACGACTCGCGCGAGGGATGAGCGAGTGAGTGAAGCGAACGAGCGAATCGGTTGGGGAGGTATGTGGGTGGTGGAGATGCGGTTGCGGCCTCTCATTTGCGCCAGGATTCACGGTCTCGGCGTGGGCAGGTTGTTCGTGATTTCGGTTCGCTGTTCTTTTCGTTGCCGGTCATTCATTCCGATGCATGACTCTCGCCGCCGACACCAGGAGCGCAGTGCGCCGAAATCCGTTCGTGTTCGAGGCGCTCCGGACGGGCGTGCTCAACTACACCGCTGCCGCACGATATCTCGACGTCGGCGATCTCGATCCGGTGGCCGCTGCGCTGCGGCGCTACGCCGACGAACTGCCCGATTACGAGTCCGATTCGCGCGACGCCCGCGTGACGATGCAGAGCGATCTCGGTGCGGTAGAGGTGGCCGAAATAGAAGACGAAAACGAGGCGCTGCTCGCGGTCGGCGGCCGTGCGCTCGTACCCGATGCGGGATCGCTGACGGGCGTGCTCGCCACTGGCGCGGTCGATGCCCGAGCGCTCGCGCACGTCCTCGATCGGCTGGCTATCGAGAGGACCGACGTGGCGGCTGCGGGCGTCGCTGGCGACACGCTCGTCGTCGCCGTGGGTCGGCGGGCGGGTCCCGACGCGGTACGAACCGTTGAGGACGCGCTCGACTCCGTGCCGACGACTCCGACGGATTGAAGCGCTGGCCCGCGTAGATGGGACGATGACGCTGCGCGTGGAGAACACCCTCACCGGCGAGCGCGAACCGTTCGAGCCACAGGACCCCGATTCCGTACTCCTCTATTACTGTGGCCTGACGGTCTCGGACCGCGCTCACCTCGGCCACGCGCGCACCTGGGTCCACGTCGACGTGATGCACCGCTGGCTCGAACATTTGGGGTACGACGTGCGCCACGTCGAGAATTTCACTGATATAAACGAGAAGATCGTCGCCCGGGTTGGAGAGAACGACCTCGGCGACTCCGAGAGCGCGGTCGCGCGCGGGTTCA encodes:
- a CDS encoding CbiX/SirB N-terminal domain-containing protein encodes the protein MPALVIVAHGSHLNPGSHDPTFAHADTVRAAGAFDEVREAFWKEEPSFREVLRTVESEEVYVVPLFVSEGYFTEEVIPRELRLEDWDVSLWDSDGTDADTATLTAADVDKTVHYCGPVGTHPAMSDVIVQRAESVTEDPDVGEGFGLAVVGHGTNRNENSAKAIEYHAERVREMNRFDEVNALFMDEEPEVDDVTDYFESEDVVVVPLFVADGYHTQEDIPEDMGLTDDYREGYEVPTEVGGHRIWYAGAVGTEPLMADVLLERAADAGADVDEALDIVRKRTATPAAGD
- a CDS encoding DUF7523 family protein, which gives rise to MTLAADTRSAVRRNPFVFEALRTGVLNYTAAARYLDVGDLDPVAAALRRYADELPDYESDSRDARVTMQSDLGAVEVAEIEDENEALLAVGGRALVPDAGSLTGVLATGAVDARALAHVLDRLAIERTDVAAAGVAGDTLVVAVGRRAGPDAVRTVEDALDSVPTTPTD